A region from the Thermoplasmatales archaeon genome encodes:
- a CDS encoding adenylosuccinate lyase: MPVSPIEYRYGRKEVKSIFTDEARLQYMLKVESALAYGEWKNGLIPEAAYADISSVVSSNRVKLDRVRKFEEETRHDVMAIILALTEQCGPGAPFVHYGVTSNDILDTATALQLKDFYSFLLSDLAKMQAVLVDLVVRHRDTVMVGRTHGQQASPITFGLKMAVYLNEINRHIERVNESKRRVLVGKILGPVGTGASLGEKALEVQDTVMKFLGIHAEEGATQVVDRDRYIEYLQVISNIATSLEKFTTEIRNLQRTEIDEVEEYFDEKRQVGSSSMPSKRNPVDSENVTSLARFIRSLVYPEYEAAVTWHERDLTNSALERFTIPYSSILIDHILNKTASIFSSLKVNSEGMLQTALSNELAMSENIVKLLVTKGMPRQGAHELVRLSSMEAIESGRKVSEVILEKTKIVAQEDLKRAMRPESFLGVAGEICDLSVEKARKLRDSMGGDANAR; encoded by the coding sequence ATGCCTGTTTCTCCAATTGAATATAGATATGGAAGGAAGGAAGTCAAGTCCATATTCACAGATGAAGCCAGACTGCAGTACATGCTCAAAGTGGAAAGTGCCCTAGCATACGGCGAGTGGAAGAACGGGTTGATCCCGGAAGCCGCATACGCGGACATTTCAAGCGTTGTATCAAGCAATAGGGTCAAACTGGATCGTGTCAGGAAATTTGAGGAGGAAACAAGGCATGATGTGATGGCTATTATACTTGCATTGACAGAACAGTGTGGGCCAGGCGCCCCATTTGTCCATTACGGCGTAACTTCGAATGACATCCTCGATACTGCAACCGCACTGCAGCTAAAGGACTTCTACTCCTTCCTCCTCTCCGATCTTGCAAAGATGCAGGCTGTTCTTGTGGACCTGGTAGTCAGGCACAGGGATACAGTAATGGTCGGTAGGACGCACGGACAACAGGCAAGCCCCATAACTTTTGGATTGAAGATGGCGGTTTACCTCAATGAGATCAACAGGCATATAGAGAGGGTGAACGAGTCAAAGAGGCGTGTTCTTGTAGGAAAGATACTTGGACCCGTGGGAACCGGTGCGTCCCTGGGAGAAAAGGCACTGGAGGTACAGGACACGGTCATGAAGTTCCTCGGTATACACGCTGAGGAGGGTGCCACGCAAGTTGTGGACAGAGATCGTTACATCGAATATTTGCAGGTTATCTCCAATATTGCAACGTCTCTTGAGAAATTTACCACGGAGATCAGGAATCTGCAAAGAACCGAGATAGATGAAGTAGAGGAGTATTTTGACGAGAAGAGACAGGTCGGATCAAGTTCCATGCCCAGCAAAAGGAACCCGGTGGATTCTGAAAATGTTACCAGCCTGGCCAGATTCATACGGTCATTAGTGTACCCTGAATACGAGGCAGCGGTGACCTGGCATGAACGGGACCTGACGAACAGTGCACTTGAGCGCTTCACCATACCATATTCAAGCATTCTCATCGATCACATTTTGAACAAGACCGCCTCCATATTCTCAAGCCTGAAAGTCAACTCTGAGGGAATGCTTCAGACTGCACTGTCGAACGAACTGGCAATGTCCGAGAATATTGTAAAGCTGCTCGTCACGAAGGGCATGCCAAGACAGGGTGCACATGAACTGGTGCGCCTATCTTCCATGGAAGCTATTGAAAGTGGCAGGAAGGTGTCAGAGGTAATTCTTGAGAAGACAAAGATCGTTGCACAGGAGGATCTGAAACGCGCCATGAGACCGGAGTCATTTCTGGGGGTTGCAGGAGAGATATGCGATCTTTCCGTGGAAAAAGCAAGAAAATTGAGGGACTCTATGGGTGGTGATGCAAACGCCAGATGA